The following proteins come from a genomic window of Helicobacter canadensis MIT 98-5491:
- a CDS encoding nucleotidyl transferase AbiEii/AbiGii toxin family protein, translating into MFEAYQKARIALLKEILPLFGGNFVLKGGTALSLFYGLDRYSEYLDFDAKSNNMNFIKRLKNHQNFREWNISVKKDTAVVFRAMLDYGAYSHLGAYPLKIEVSSRNKSLLQNNLLNYKEINGINVYSIKELINMKTTAFSGRDKIRDFYDLGFLLKEYPQHFSKDNLLSIHQKITYAGEEELDLLLLEEIEKHKLVTNKAIKTDNYANRILEQINTLITQLSLEYDKQEYNQDNIRIK; encoded by the coding sequence ATGTTTGAAGCATATCAAAAAGCAAGAATCGCTTTACTAAAAGAGATACTACCACTTTTTGGTGGTAACTTTGTTTTGAAAGGCGGAACAGCATTGAGTTTGTTCTATGGACTTGATAGGTATTCTGAGTATTTAGACTTTGATGCGAAAAGCAATAATATGAATTTCATTAAACGCCTCAAAAATCATCAAAATTTCAGAGAGTGGAATATTTCTGTGAAAAAAGATACAGCAGTTGTTTTTAGAGCAATGTTGGATTATGGTGCTTATTCTCATTTGGGTGCTTACCCTCTAAAAATAGAAGTTAGTAGTCGCAATAAATCGTTGTTGCAAAATAATCTTTTGAATTATAAAGAAATAAATGGCATCAATGTCTATAGCATTAAAGAACTTATTAATATGAAAACCACTGCCTTTTCTGGTAGAGATAAAATCAGAGATTTTTATGATTTAGGATTTTTACTAAAAGAATACCCACAACATTTTAGCAAAGACAATCTCTTGTCAATTCATCAAAAAATAACCTATGCAGGAGAAGAAGAACTAGATTTGCTTTTGTTAGAAGAAATAGAAAAACATAAACTCGTTACAAACAAAGCAATAAAGACAGATAATTACGCTAATAGAATATTAGAGCAAATCAATACTCTTATTACGCAACTTTCACTAGAATATGATAAGCAAGAATATAATCAAGACAATATAAGAATCAAGTGA
- a CDS encoding amino acid ABC transporter permease, with protein sequence MTALYLDLDFIQNAIPVFGKALWLTLHLSFFGIVFSILLGFFIALVQFYKVRFLSALCQAYIELSRNTPLLIQLFFLYYGLPQVGLQLTSYTCALIGVIFLGGSYMAESFRAGLESVGRIQLESGRSLGLSEMQLMFYVVLPQSLAVSLPFIGANAIFLLKETSVVSAIALADILYITKDLIGSYYKTNETLLLLVLCYLVVLLPLSFLFLALEKYYKRKMA encoded by the coding sequence TTGACTGCTTTATATTTAGACTTAGATTTTATCCAAAATGCGATTCCTGTTTTTGGGAAAGCCTTGTGGCTTACTTTGCATTTATCGTTTTTTGGGATTGTATTTTCTATTTTGCTTGGCTTTTTTATTGCTTTGGTGCAGTTTTATAAAGTGCGATTTTTGAGTGCGTTGTGTCAAGCTTATATTGAATTATCTCGCAATACGCCTTTGCTTATTCAGCTTTTTTTCTTGTATTATGGATTACCACAAGTTGGATTGCAGCTTACAAGCTATACTTGTGCGTTAATTGGAGTAATCTTTTTGGGTGGAAGTTATATGGCGGAATCTTTTCGTGCAGGGCTAGAATCAGTAGGGAGGATTCAGTTAGAATCAGGTAGAAGCTTGGGGCTAAGTGAAATGCAATTAATGTTTTATGTGGTATTGCCTCAAAGTTTGGCGGTGAGTTTGCCTTTTATTGGAGCTAATGCGATATTTTTGCTAAAAGAAACTTCAGTAGTGAGTGCGATTGCATTAGCCGATATTTTGTATATTACTAAAGATTTGATTGGTAGCTATTATAAGACAAATGAAACGCTTTTGTTGCTTGTTTTGTGCTATCTTGTCGTGCTTTTGCCACTTTCATTTTTATTTTTGGCTTTAGAGAAATACTATAAAAGGAAAATGGCATAA
- the abiEi gene encoding type IV toxin-antitoxin system AbiEi family antitoxin, which produces MTSIQLLKVLDEIDKNLRISVLSAKQLRLFFPNESKSVFSVGLNRQVKNGLLVKLCNGLYFNKRSRHIPPNFLEYVATKIRAKETFYLSLESVLSENGLISQIPNRLTFISSSRSQIFHTPYGIIEFVKTSKKEFFDEKNGIVYNENRGIFEASVERAIKDAYKHRRSIDLLEE; this is translated from the coding sequence ATGACAAGCATACAATTATTAAAAGTTCTTGATGAAATCGACAAGAATCTTAGAATCTCTGTTTTGAGTGCTAAACAGCTAAGATTATTTTTTCCCAATGAAAGTAAGAGCGTTTTTTCTGTAGGATTAAACAGACAAGTCAAAAATGGCTTACTTGTCAAGCTTTGCAATGGACTATACTTCAACAAAAGAAGTCGCCATATTCCCCCAAATTTTTTGGAATATGTCGCAACTAAAATTAGAGCTAAAGAGACATTTTATCTTAGTTTAGAAAGTGTTTTGAGTGAGAATGGGCTAATTTCGCAAATTCCTAATCGCTTAACTTTCATTTCTTCTTCTAGAAGCCAAATATTCCATACTCCTTATGGGATTATTGAATTTGTAAAAACTTCAAAAAAAGAGTTTTTTGATGAAAAGAATGGAATTGTCTATAATGAAAATAGGGGAATTTTTGAGGCGAGTGTAGAGAGAGCTATTAAAGATGCCTATAAGCATAGGAGAAGTATTGATTTGCTAGAAGAATAA
- a CDS encoding amino acid ABC transporter ATP-binding protein, giving the protein MSNHMSNEVLLSVSNLVKKFGDTLVLDSVSLEVKKGEVCAILGPSGCGKSTFLRCINGLESINGGSITFNGEVINAANDSKINWSKIRQKIGMVFQSYELFPHLSVLDNILLAPCKVQKRKKEEVTTQAIKLLERVGLAHKKDSYPKELSGGQKQRVAIVRALCMNPEMMLFDEVTASLDPEMVKEVLEVIKELATQGMTMILVTHEMKFAQNVADRIVFFDSGKIAEIATPQEFFTNPKSERAKRFFNIFEF; this is encoded by the coding sequence ATGTCAAATCATATGAGTAATGAAGTTTTGTTAAGCGTTTCAAATTTGGTTAAGAAATTTGGCGATACTTTGGTGCTTGATTCGGTATCTTTGGAAGTCAAAAAAGGCGAAGTTTGTGCGATATTGGGACCTAGCGGATGCGGAAAAAGCACATTTTTGCGATGCATTAATGGTTTGGAGAGCATCAATGGTGGAAGCATTACTTTTAATGGAGAAGTGATTAATGCGGCAAATGATTCAAAGATTAATTGGAGCAAGATTCGCCAAAAGATTGGAATGGTTTTTCAAAGTTATGAGCTGTTTCCGCATTTGAGCGTTTTGGATAATATTCTCTTGGCACCTTGTAAAGTGCAAAAACGCAAAAAAGAGGAAGTTACTACTCAAGCAATCAAGCTTTTAGAAAGGGTAGGGTTGGCACACAAAAAGGATTCTTATCCTAAGGAATTAAGCGGTGGGCAAAAGCAGCGAGTGGCGATTGTTAGAGCGTTGTGTATGAATCCTGAAATGATGTTGTTTGATGAAGTTACTGCTTCTTTGGATCCTGAGATGGTTAAAGAAGTGTTAGAGGTTATCAAAGAGCTTGCAACGCAAGGTATGACGATGATTCTTGTTACTCACGAAATGAAATTTGCCCAAAATGTCGCCGATAGAATCGTGTTTTTTGATAGTGGAAAAATCGCTGAAATCGCTACTCCACAAGAATTTTTTACTAATCCTAAAAGTGAGCGAGCCAAGAGATTCTTTAATATTTTTGAGTTTTGA
- the hemJ gene encoding protoporphyrinogen oxidase HemJ: protein MTYYYVKVFHIISFVTWMAMLFYLPRLFVYHAEHKDNKGFCEVIKIQEAKLYNFIGYPAIICTLLSGIWLLVLEPSWLKGGWLHAKILLIVILVIYHFSLHHFLVAFREDRCQKSGKFFRMYNEVPTLILIIVTFLVIIKPF, encoded by the coding sequence ATGACTTATTATTATGTCAAAGTCTTTCATATTATCTCTTTTGTTACTTGGATGGCTATGTTATTTTATCTACCGCGTCTTTTTGTCTATCACGCCGAACACAAAGATAACAAGGGCTTTTGTGAAGTCATTAAAATCCAAGAAGCAAAACTTTATAACTTCATTGGCTATCCCGCAATTATCTGCACACTACTCTCTGGAATTTGGCTTTTAGTATTAGAGCCAAGTTGGCTTAAAGGCGGTTGGCTACACGCGAAAATTTTACTCATTGTGATTCTTGTGATTTATCACTTTAGCCTTCATCATTTTTTAGTTGCTTTTAGAGAAGATAGATGCCAAAAAAGCGGAAAATTCTTCCGAATGTATAATGAAGTGCCAACTCTAATTTTAATCATTGTTACTTTCCTTGTTATTATCAAACCCTTCTAA
- a CDS encoding nucleotidyl transferase AbiEii/AbiGii toxin family protein has product MSDLENIADSYAFELGNTKDAVIKEILHYDILQSLSQSDIANDIVFQGGTSLRLCYGNNRHSEDLDFALKDEKVDFDEALLKEFEKIFVSTIRNKYNLEAELSYSKENEDFVKKWTAKVFLPISHRKAKINIEICDVPSYDNKVMNVINHYSLKNNDDLIIRVKSLEEILADKILALGCRKYIKYRDIWDIKWILDKNTSINLEWINNKICDYHASNFPIKLAQKLEELQENKEAHNNGFINEMSRFVKPVLFEKYKKLDFFAETIDEVLENGENVLELLKEQEYTKYLRKS; this is encoded by the coding sequence ATGAGTGATTTAGAAAATATCGCAGATTCTTATGCTTTTGAACTAGGAAACACAAAAGACGCAGTGATTAAGGAAATTTTGCATTATGATATTTTGCAATCTTTGAGTCAATCAGATATAGCCAATGATATAGTATTTCAAGGCGGAACTTCTTTGAGGCTTTGTTATGGTAATAATAGACATTCAGAAGATTTAGATTTTGCATTAAAAGATGAAAAAGTTGATTTTGATGAAGCTTTGCTTAAAGAGTTTGAAAAGATTTTTGTTAGCACAATAAGAAATAAATATAATTTAGAAGCAGAATTATCATATTCCAAAGAAAATGAAGATTTTGTAAAAAAATGGACTGCAAAAGTGTTTTTGCCAATTTCTCATAGGAAAGCAAAAATTAATATAGAAATTTGTGATGTTCCAAGCTATGATAATAAAGTGATGAATGTCATCAATCACTACTCTTTGAAAAATAATGATGATTTGATAATTAGAGTTAAAAGCTTGGAAGAAATATTAGCCGATAAAATCTTAGCTTTAGGGTGCAGAAAATATATCAAATATAGAGATATTTGGGACATTAAGTGGATTTTAGACAAAAATACTTCAATTAATCTTGAATGGATTAATAATAAAATATGCGATTATCACGCTTCTAATTTTCCTATAAAACTTGCTCAAAAATTAGAAGAACTCCAAGAAAATAAAGAAGCACACAATAATGGCTTCATTAATGAGATGAGTAGGTTTGTGAAACCTGTTTTGTTTGAAAAATACAAGAAGCTTGATTTTTTCGCAGAAACAATTGATGAAGTTTTAGAAAATGGAGAGAATGTTTTAGAATTGCTAAAAGAGCAAGAATATACAAAATATCTGCGAAAAAGTTAA
- a CDS encoding amino acid ABC transporter permease — protein MEILFDPQNILRLLQGVFVTFQIAFIAIFFSCIFGFVLGYLMTLPNRFLSFLCRFYLESIRIIPILAWLFIVYFGFSSFLNLNGIGACILVFSLWGIAEMGDLVRGAISSLPRHQSESGRALGLSEIQIQVFIILPQSFRRLLPPLVNLFTRMIKTTSLAALIGVSDMLKVGQQIIEVNLIHYPQASFWVYGGIFALYFLLCYPLSLFAKHLEKKLV, from the coding sequence ATGGAAATTCTTTTTGATCCTCAAAATATTTTGCGTTTATTGCAAGGTGTTTTTGTAACTTTCCAAATCGCTTTCATTGCGATTTTCTTTTCTTGTATTTTTGGTTTTGTGCTTGGATATTTGATGACTTTGCCAAACCGATTTTTAAGCTTTTTGTGTCGTTTTTATTTGGAGAGTATTCGTATTATTCCGATTCTAGCGTGGCTTTTTATTGTTTATTTTGGATTTTCATCGTTTTTAAATCTTAATGGAATAGGGGCGTGTATCCTTGTTTTTAGTTTATGGGGTATTGCAGAAATGGGAGATTTAGTGCGTGGAGCGATTTCAAGTTTGCCACGGCATCAAAGCGAGAGTGGAAGGGCTTTGGGCTTAAGCGAGATTCAAATTCAAGTTTTTATTATTTTGCCTCAAAGTTTTAGAAGGCTTTTGCCTCCATTAGTGAATCTTTTTACTCGTATGATAAAAACAACTTCACTAGCTGCACTCATTGGAGTTAGCGATATGTTAAAGGTGGGACAACAAATTATTGAAGTCAATCTCATTCATTATCCACAGGCAAGTTTTTGGGTTTATGGTGGAATCTTTGCCTTGTATTTTTTACTTTGTTATCCTTTGTCGCTTTTTGCTAAGCATTTAGAAAAGAAACTTGTATAA